One Fulvia fulva chromosome 12, complete sequence genomic region harbors:
- a CDS encoding Ecp1 — translation MHFVTSLIAGVAMLATASATVQGGAPVDDLKFAKKFNQNCQQISGGPNGAICPDGDLYWCKDGRAIFCQTCQTGCTADENGKVGYCNEGPTNPKCL, via the exons ATGCACTTCGTCACATCTCTCATCGCCGGCGTCGCCATGCTCGCCACGGCGAGCGCCACTGTCCAAGGCGGCGCCCCCGTGGACGATCTCAAGTTCGCAAAAAAGTTCAACCAGAACTGCCAGCAAATCTCTGGCGGTCCAAACGG AGCGATCTGCCCAGACGGCGACTTG TATTGGTGCAAAGACGGTAGGGCCATATTTTGCCAGACATGCCAAACTGGATGTACCGCCGATGAAAATGGCAAGGTCGGCTACTGCAACGAAGGGCCTACAAACCCCAAGTGCCTTTAA